A genomic region of Capnocytophaga canimorsus contains the following coding sequences:
- a CDS encoding 3-oxoacyl-ACP synthase III family protein, with product MYRSKIRGLGFYVPENIVTNDDLSKIIDTSDAWIQERTGIQQRHHIIRGQDTTASMGVKAAEKAIEHAGIQKEEIDFIIFATLSPDYYFPGSGVLVQKELGLKTVGALDVRNQCSGFIYALSIADQYIKTGMYKNILVIGSESQSPGLDMTTRGRNVSVIFGDGAGAALVSREDNPQKGILSTHLHSEGAHAEELTMISPGMGKRWVTDIVAQNDPQDTSYFPYMNGQYVFKHAVIRFSEVINEGLQANGLSSSDIDMLIPHQANLRISQFIQQKFGLSDHQVFNNISKYGNTTAASIPIALTEAVQEGKIKDGDLVVLAAFGSGFTWGSAIIRW from the coding sequence ATGTATCGTTCCAAAATTAGAGGATTAGGATTTTATGTTCCTGAAAATATAGTAACTAACGATGATTTGTCTAAGATAATCGACACCAGTGATGCTTGGATTCAAGAGCGTACCGGAATACAGCAACGACATCATATCATTAGAGGGCAAGATACAACTGCTTCGATGGGTGTTAAGGCAGCCGAAAAAGCCATTGAACACGCTGGAATTCAGAAGGAAGAAATAGATTTTATTATTTTTGCTACTTTAAGTCCTGACTATTATTTTCCAGGTTCAGGAGTTTTGGTACAGAAAGAATTAGGCTTAAAAACCGTAGGAGCTTTAGATGTTCGCAATCAGTGTTCTGGGTTTATTTATGCCCTTTCTATAGCCGATCAATATATAAAAACAGGGATGTACAAAAATATTTTGGTGATTGGGTCGGAATCACAATCTCCAGGGTTGGATATGACCACAAGAGGGCGTAACGTTTCCGTTATTTTTGGTGATGGTGCAGGAGCTGCACTTGTTTCCAGAGAAGATAATCCTCAAAAAGGAATACTCTCTACACATTTACACAGCGAGGGCGCTCACGCAGAAGAGTTGACTATGATTTCCCCAGGAATGGGAAAACGTTGGGTTACTGATATTGTAGCTCAAAATGATCCACAAGACACAAGTTATTTTCCGTATATGAATGGGCAATATGTTTTTAAACACGCTGTAATACGATTTAGTGAGGTTATCAATGAGGGCTTACAAGCCAACGGATTATCTTCTTCTGATATTGATATGCTCATTCCACATCAAGCTAATTTGCGTATATCGCAATTTATACAACAAAAATTTGGACTTTCTGATCATCAGGTGTTTAACAACATTTCGAAATACGGAAATACCACAGCGGCTTCTATACCCATTGCCTTGACCGAAGCTGTACAAGAAGGCAAAATAAAAGATGGCGATTTGGTTGTGTTAGCTGCTTTTGGTAGTGGATTCACTTGGGGAAGCGCAATCATTAGGTGGTAA
- the rimO gene encoding 30S ribosomal protein S12 methylthiotransferase RimO, which yields MRTKSIKKNKINVVTLGCSKNVYDSEVLMGQLKASGKEVVHEEKGNIVVINTCGFIGSAKEESINTILEYVEKKEAGIVDKVFVTGCLSERYRPDLQKEIPNVDQYFGTTELPSLLKALGADYKHELIGERLTTTPKNYAYLKIAEGCDRPCSFCAIPLMRGKHRSTPIEDLVIEAEKLAQKGVKELILIAQDLTYYGLDLYKERKLADLLRALVKVEGIEWIRLHYAFPTGFPKDVLEVMKVEPKICNYIDIPLQHISDPILKSMKRGTTQEKTTKLLQEFREKVPQMAIRTTLIVGYPGETEEDFETLKNFVKTTRFERLGCFTYSHEENTTAYQLEDNVPEQVKQQRANEIMEIQSQISWELNQEKIGKIFRCLIDRKEGQYFVGRTEFDSPDVDNEVLIDASKHYVKTGDFVNVKITDAADYDLYGEPVK from the coding sequence ATGCGAACAAAATCCATCAAAAAAAATAAAATCAACGTAGTTACTTTGGGATGCTCCAAAAACGTTTACGACAGCGAAGTGCTTATGGGGCAACTTAAAGCAAGTGGCAAAGAAGTTGTTCACGAAGAAAAAGGTAACATAGTAGTTATCAATACTTGCGGTTTCATCGGAAGTGCCAAAGAGGAAAGCATAAATACCATTTTGGAATATGTAGAAAAAAAAGAGGCAGGAATTGTAGATAAAGTATTTGTAACAGGTTGTTTAAGCGAACGTTATAGACCCGATTTGCAGAAAGAAATTCCGAATGTTGACCAATATTTTGGCACTACCGAGCTTCCATCATTACTAAAAGCTTTAGGAGCAGATTATAAACACGAACTCATCGGTGAACGGCTTACAACCACCCCGAAAAACTACGCTTATCTAAAAATAGCTGAAGGATGCGATCGCCCTTGTAGCTTTTGTGCCATTCCACTAATGCGCGGAAAGCACAGAAGCACCCCTATTGAAGATTTGGTTATCGAAGCCGAAAAATTAGCTCAAAAAGGCGTTAAAGAACTCATCCTCATCGCTCAAGACTTAACGTATTACGGATTAGACCTTTACAAAGAGCGAAAACTTGCCGATCTACTACGCGCTTTGGTAAAAGTAGAAGGAATTGAGTGGATTCGGTTACATTACGCCTTCCCAACGGGGTTCCCGAAAGATGTATTAGAGGTAATGAAAGTAGAACCCAAAATTTGCAATTACATTGATATTCCTCTTCAACATATTTCAGACCCTATCCTGAAAAGTATGAAACGCGGAACAACTCAAGAGAAAACCACCAAACTCTTACAAGAATTCCGAGAAAAAGTACCTCAAATGGCTATTCGTACCACTCTAATCGTAGGATACCCAGGAGAAACTGAAGAAGATTTCGAGACTTTGAAAAACTTTGTAAAAACAACTCGTTTTGAACGTTTAGGATGTTTCACATACAGCCACGAAGAGAACACCACGGCTTACCAACTAGAAGACAATGTTCCTGAGCAAGTGAAGCAACAACGTGCCAACGAAATTATGGAAATTCAATCTCAAATTTCTTGGGAATTGAATCAGGAGAAAATAGGTAAAATTTTTCGCTGTTTAATTGATAGAAAAGAGGGACAATACTTTGTTGGACGTACCGAATTTGATTCCCCTGATGTAGATAATGAAGTACTTATTGACGCTTCGAAGCACTACGTCAAAACAGGTGATTTTGTAAATGTAAAAATTACAGATGCCGCCGATTATGATTTGTACGGAGAACCTGTAAAATAA